From the Solanum lycopersicum chromosome 10, SLM_r2.1 genome, one window contains:
- the LOC100134881 gene encoding uncharacterized protein LOC100134881, whose product MVGFAKMGWRSSDSSKTGDDMNKMGILSFETAKIMSRLLCLYKSLSESEISNLKTEMNSRGVSYLNSKDEGFLLSLACAERLEDLDKAAAAVSRLGHKCTDFGLNRFDLVYTDLKLGIIDFGKLEYGSKDIEKRVFKMEKLINATSGLYAALESLAELEVSERKMKQWTERKGSGRLQKVNLDVFHQKLEQQRKQVRQFRENSLWNQTFDKSVGHMARIVCIIYARICIVFGPYIPILPSLSLRNMRSSQQKEILKVQPENCLIEPIREQIISRSGPIPTTSKPTLVRFYSRKSIFFLCEDEGFGVDKLAKNNRVFHAAGPLTVGGAGLALRYANVITLVEKYSNPSESVDLSSRENLYQMLPVNLKKTVRSKLSKNLKCMDEDESLAEGWRDALKQIMEWLAPMAHNTINWQLERNLEKTKFDIKPSVLLLQTLHFSDKEKTEAAIADILVGLSCICKCENRQWSES is encoded by the coding sequence ATGGTTGGTTTTGCGAAAATGGGTTGGCGTAGTTCAGACAGCTCAAAAACAGGGGATGATATGAACAAAATGGGGATTTTATCATTTGAGACGGCGAAAATCATGTCAAGATTGCTCTGTTTGTACAAATCTCTATCTGAGTCTGAGATTTCAAATCTCAAAACAGAGATGAACTCACGTGGGGTATCGTACTTGAATTCGAAAGACGAAGGATTTCTTTTAAGCCTGGCGTGTGCTGAGAGGCTTGAAGATCTTGATAAAGCCGCTGCAGCTGTATCTAGATTAGGCCATAAATGCACTGATTTTGGCCTGAATCGATTTGATCTTGTGTATACCGATTTGAAATTAGGGATTATTGATTTTGGTAAATTGGAATACGGATCCAAAGATATTGAGAAACGTGTTTTCAAAATGGAGAAATTGATTAACGCTACGTCTGGATTGTACGCAGCATTGGAGAGTTTAGCGGAATTGGAGGTATCCGAACGGAAAATGAAACAATGGACGGAACGAAAAGGTTCAGGGCGGTTGCAGAAGGTGAATTTGGATGTGTTTCATCAGAAACTTGAACAACAGAGGAAACAAGTTCGTCAATTTAGGGAAAACTCATTATGGAATCAAACATTTGATAAAAGCGTTGGTCACATGGCGCGAATCGTCTGTATAATATATGCTCGTATTTGCATTGTGTTTGGACCTTACATACCGATTCTTCCTTCACTATCGTTGCGTAACATGCGTTCATCGCAGCAGAAAGAGATTCTCAAAGTTCAGCCTGAGAATTGTTTGATTGAGCCTATTAGGGAACAGATCATTTCGCGGTCTGGACCAATCCCCACGACGTCTAAGCCAACTCTGGTTCGATTTTACAGCAGAaaatccatatttttcttatgtgAAGACGAAGGTTTTGGGGTAGACAAATTGGCGAAAAACAACAGGGTGTTTCACGCAGCAGGGCCATTAACTGTAGGAGGTGCAGGGCTAGCGTTGCGTTATGCAAATGTGATCACATTGGTAGAGAAGTATTCGAATCCATCTGAATCCGTAGACCTAAGTTCACGAGAAAATTTGTATCAAATGTTGCCAGTGAATCTGAAGAAAACAGTGAGATCGAAATTGAGCAAGAATTTGAAGTGTATGGATGAGGACGAGTCGTTAGCTGAGGGGTGGAGGGATGCATTGAAGCAAATTATGGAATGGTTAGCGCCAATGGCTCATAACACTATCAATTGGCAGCTTGAAAGAAACTTAGAGAAGACAAAGTTCGATATCAAACCTTCTGTGTTGTTGCTGCAAACATTGCATTTTTCGGATAAAGAGAAGACGGAAGCTGCCATTGCTGATATTTTAGTCGGATTGAGTTGCATTTGCAAGTGTGAGAATCGACAATGGAGCGAATCGTGA
- the LOC101264272 gene encoding UDP-glycosyltransferase 76E1-like produces MEVERKQSVILVPCPYQGHLTPMLQLGNILHSQGFSVIVAHTRHNAPNYTNHPQFVFHSMDDGLQRIDMSFPSVETLYSMNENCKVHLRNYLAAMMEEEGNELACIIYDSVMFFVDDVATQLRVPTVVLYTFSAAFLHSIIMILQQPEKYFPFEDSQLMDPLPELHPLRYKDLPFYVVNNKIPEWDLEFHRATCDIGSSVAAIWNTMQDLEDSTLLRLQEHYKMPFFPIGPFHKMGPLDSLSSIFEEDNSCLEWLDKQAPNSVLYVSLGSLAMINDKELIETAWGLANSEQPFLWVIRPGSISGFQYAEALPDGYEEMVGERGRIVKWAPQKQVLAHPAVGGFYTHCGWNSTVESICEQVPMICRPFIADQLVNARYLSQIYKVGFEIEVIERTVIEKTIRKLMLSEEGENVKKRVVDMKQNIVAAMEIDGTSHKNLKDLVDFISALPSRLPPPTPVVVGS; encoded by the exons ATGGAAGTAGAAAGAAAACAAAGTGTAATACTGGTGCCATGCCCATACCAAGGGCATTTAACACCAATGCTACAGCTTGGTAATATCCTTCATTCACAAGGCTTTTCTGTTATAGTTGCACATACTCGACACAATGCTCCTAATTATACCAATCATCCTCAATTCGTCTTCCATTCTATGGATGACGGATTACAGAGAATCGACATGTCATTCCCTAGTGTGGAAACTTTATATAGTATGAACGAAAACTGCAAGGTACACTTGAGAAATTACCTCGCTGCGATGATGGAAGAGGAAGGTAATGAGCTCGCTTGTATCATTTATGACAGTGTCATGTTCTTCGTCGATGATGTAGCTACTCAGCTAAGGGTTCCTACCGTTGTCTTGTACACTTTCAGTGCTGCATTTTTGCACTCTATAATCATGATTTTACAGCAaccagaaaaatattttccttttgaag ATTCTCAGTTGATGGATCCGTTACCAGAGCTTCATCCCCTCAGATATAAGGATTTACCATTTTATGTCGTCAATAATAAAATTCCAGAATGGGATCTAGAGTTTCATAGAGCAACGTGTGATATAGGATCATCTGTCGCGGCTATTTGGAACACGATGCAAGACTTGGAGGATTCAACATTGTTACGCCTTCAAGAACATTACAAGATGCCCTTTTTTCCAATAGGACCTTTTCACAAAATGGGGCCTTTGGACTCATTGAGTAGCATATTTGAAGAAGACAACAGCTGCCTCGAGTGGCTCGATAAACAAGCCCCTAACTCTGTTCTCTATGTAAGCTTGGGTAGCCTGGCGATGATTAATGACAAAGAGCTAATCGAGACTGCTTGGGGATTAGCTAATAGTGAACAACCGTTCTTGTGGGTTATTCGACCTGGATCTATATCTGGATTTCAATATGCTGAGGCACTTCCTGATGGTTATGAAGAAATGGTAGGAGAAAGAGGACGGATAGTGAAATGGGCGCCACAAAAACAGGTGCTTGCACATCCCGCGGTAGGAGGGTTTTACACACATTGTGGTTGGAATTCTACGGTTGAAAGTATTTGTGAACAAGTCCCTATGATATGCAGGCCATTTATAGCAGACCAACTGGTGAACGCGAGATATCTGAGCCAAATATATAAGGTTGGATTTGAAATAGAGGTAATCGAGAGAACGGTCATAGAGAAAACAATAAGAAAACTCATGTTAagtgaagaaggggaaaatgtGAAGAAAAGAGTAGTAGACATGAAACAAAACATTGTTGCTGCTATGGAGATTGATGGTACTTCACATAAGAATCTCAAAGATTTAGTAGACTTCATTTCTGCCTTGCCATCACGACTCCCTCCGCCAACGCCTGTTGTTGTAGGGTCCTGA
- the LOC101264877 gene encoding uncharacterized protein — MEKFNQIIPWSSEELLGLGHVNKFYRCSFCKRGFSNAQALGGHMNIHRRDRARLREFSSDQNLLSLDINNSVYPPPPPGNDDLLQRDNEGIISSPSKRPCVMVSCDHNPPHPPPPPLALPHDVLLQREESSYGEKTISSPSKRSCVKVSCDHNPPPLIPPHDVLLQQEESSYGEKTISRPSKRPCVMVSCDHNPPHPHPHPLALPHDVSLQREESSYGETTISSSSKRPCFTYDQEKDHYDHNLSLVNCDLFQREVSSNDETIISSYSKRLCVTYDEENDHLITSKVNHYDHNQEVIIGDHLQLPLFKETPLVKEASNCMENGKLENKGMEQNHVSILDLELRLGMDSTNTDPRFELHKL; from the coding sequence ATGGAGAAATTCAACCAAATTATACCATGGAGCTCAGAGGAACTACTAGGTTTAGGTCATGTTAATAAGTTTTATAGGTGTAGTTTTTGTAAAAGAGGTTTTTCAAATGCACAAGCATTAGGTGGACATATGAATATTCATAGAAGAGATAGAGCAAGGCTTAGAGAATTTTCAAGTGATCAAAATTTGCTTTCTTTGGATATTAACAACTCCGTTtatcctcctcctcctcctggAAATGATGACTTGTTGCAACGAGATAATGAGGGAATAATTAGTAGCCCCTCGAAAAGGCCATGTGTTATGGTGAGTTGTGATCATAACCCTCCtcatcctcctcctcctcctcttgcTCTTCCTCATGATGTCTTGTTGCAACGAGAAGAATCATCATATGGTGAAAAAACTATTAGTAGCCCCTCGAAAAGGTCATGTGTTAAGGTGAGTTGTGATCATAATCCTCCTCCTCTTATTCCTCCACATGATGTCTTGTTGCAACAAGAAGAATCATCATATGGTGAAAAAACTATTAGTAGGCCCTCGAAAAGGCCATGTGTTATGGTGAGTTGTGATCATAACcctcctcatcctcatcctcatcctctTGCGCTTCCTCATGATGTCTCGTTGCAACGAGAAGAATCATCATATGGTGAAACAACTATAAGTAGCTCCTCGAAAAGGCCATGTTTTACATATGATCAAGAAAAGGATCATTATGATCATAATCTTTCTCTTGTAAATTGTGATTTGTTCCAACGAGAGGTATCATCAAACGATGAGACAATAATTAGTAGCTACTCGAAAAGGCTATGTGTTACATATGATGAAGAGAATGATCATCTAATTACATCCAAGGTTAATCATTATGATCATAATCAAGAAGTGATTATTGGAGATCATTTGCAATTACCTTTATTTAAAGAGACTCCATTAGTTAAAGAAGCAAGCAATTGTATGGAAAATGGGAAATTAGAAAACAAGGGCATGGAGCAAAATCATGTGTCAATATTGGATCTTGAGCTTCGGTTAGGGATGGACTCGACAAACACAGATCCACGATTTGAACTTCATAAGTTATGA
- the LOC101265186 gene encoding PRA1 family protein A1-like: MDWGTVTTEDLIEALREVEWSSPPRPFSEFFSRFTFPRSYSKWNSRLKCNLYYYRTNYFIMIVAILALGFLRKPLAIVAALLTALSIAFLNDSFAGTFSEKVTRTVRQFSPHLAAKMRPALTPVIRGRPSTKRAIFICGRPRWVFVFVFSIVSFFLWFVSCGLLTVLWAFGIGLLATLAHASFRSPNLKARLNTFREEFRAVWRNYSEL, translated from the exons ATGGATTGGGGAACTGTAACCACAGAGGATCTAATTGAGGCTTTACGCGAAGTCGAGTGGTCATCTCCACCACGTCCCTTCTCTGAATTCTTCTCTCGCTTCACTTTCCCCCGATCTTATTCCAAATGGAACAGTCGACTCAAGTGTAATCTCTACTA TTACAGGACGAATTACTTTATTATGATTGTGGCTATTCTTG CATTGGGGTTTCTAAGGAAGCCACTTGCAATTGTTGCTGCGCTTTTGACAGCGCTTAGTATTGCTTTTCTAAATGACAG TTTTGCAGGTACTTTTAGTGAAAAAGTGACAAGAACTGTCAGACAGTTTTCACCTCATTTAGCTGCAAAAATGAGGCCTGCACTCAC GCCGGTTATTCGAGGGCGTCCATCCACTAAAAGAGCAATATTCATTTGCGGAAGGCCTCGTTGGGTGTTTGTCTTTGTATTCTCTATAG TGAGTTTCTTCCTCTGGTTTGTTTCCTGTGGCCTCTTAACCGTTCTTTGGGCTTTTGGCATAGGTCTTCTTG CCACTCTTGCTCATGCAAGCTTCAGGAGTCCTAATTTGAAGGCTCGCCTCAATACATTTCGTGAAGAATTCCGAGCTGTCTGGCGCAACTATAGTGAGCTGTAG
- the LOC101264575 gene encoding glycerol-3-phosphate acyltransferase RAM2-like, whose protein sequence is MAITTFPMIEKCTSIDRENDIVVTDLDGTLLRGRNSFAYFALVAFDVDGVLRLLFLLLASPIAGILYYFISESAGIQVIVFATFVGMKVFNIESAARNVLPKFYSEDLHPESWRVFSSCGKRCVLTATPRIMVEPFLKDYLGTDIVLGTEIETYKGRATGFVRPPGVLVGKNKADTLTSTFGDTQPEIGLGDRDTDIPFMTLCKEGYFVPSNLKVNAVSTKVLPKPVIFYDGRFIKKLTPLISLLVILWIPLGFLLACVRLSVMSFLPVPLQYYAFLATGIRLIINGIPPLHIKKSKGLLFVCCHKTILDNIFLSVALDRSVPVVTYSTSRFLNIFSPIKTITLTRDRAFDASMIKKLLKQRDLTIFPEGTTSRGQFLLRFSSLFAEITNEIVPVAIEAKMSMFHGTTTRGWKWMDPFFFLMNPRPTYEITFLNKLSYEFTCKSGKSSHEVASYVQKVIGETLSYECTTFTRKDKYMALDTIVKNP, encoded by the coding sequence ATGGCGATAACGACGTTTCCTATGATCGAAAAATGTACATCGATCGATCGAGAGAATGACATAGTTGTAACGGACTTGGATGGAACATTACTTCGTGGTAGAAACTCTTTTGCTTATTTCGCATTGGTAGCTTTCGATGTTGATGGGGTGTTAAGGTTACTATTTCTTCTCTTAGCTTCACCTATCGCGGGtattctttattatttcatCTCAGAGTCTGCTGGAATACAAGTTATTGTCTTTGCTACTTTTGTAGGGATGAAGGTTTTCAATATAGAATCAGCAGCACGAAACGTGCTACCAAAATTCTATTCAGAAGACCTTCATCCCGAGTCTTGGAGAGTGTTCTCATCGTGTGGGAAACGTTGTGTTTTGACTGCCACCCCTAGGATAATGGTGGAGCCCTTTTTGAAGGACTACTTAGGAACGGATATTGTTTTAGGGACTGAGATTGAAACATATAAAGGTAGAGCGACTGGCTTTGTTAGACCACCCGGAGTTCTTGTTGGGAAGAACAAAGCTGATACTCTTACGAGCACTTTTGGAGATACTCAACCTGAGATTGGCTTGGGTGATCGCGATACTGACATTCCTTTTATGACATTGTGTAAGGAAGGATACTTTGTACCTTCAAACCTAAAAGTAAACGCGGTAAGTACAAAAGTACTTCCCAAGCCTGTTATATTCTATGATGGTCGTTTCATCAAAAAGCTAACCCCACTAATCTCTCTCCTCGTCATTCTTTGGATCCCATTAGGGTTTCTTCTTGCATGTGTGCGTCTCAGTGTCATGTCATTCCTCCCTGTACCTCTTCAATACTACGCGTTTTTGGCCACTGGCATTCGTCTAATCATTAATGGAATCCCACCATTACATATCAAGAAATCCAAAGGTCTACTCTTTGTTTGTTGTCACAAGACGATCCTTGACAACATTTTTCTCTCTGTTGCATTGGATCGTTCTGTTCCAGTCGTTACATACTCTACTTCACGGTTTCTCAACATTTTTTCACCCATTAAAACTATAACACTCACTAGAGATCGAGCATTTGATGCTTCCATGatcaaaaaattgttaaaacaGCGCGATCTCACAATTTTCCCTGAGGGGACTACGAGTCGTGGACAATTTCTTCTTAGGTTTTCTTCATTATTTGCTGAAATTACCAATGAGATTGTGCCTGTGGCAATAGAGGCTAAGATGAGCATGTTTCATGGCACAACGACGCGAGGATGGAAATGGATGGATCCATTTTTCTTTCTGATGAATCCACGTCCCACTTATGAAATTACATTCTTGAATAAGTTGTCGTATGAGTTCACTTGCAAGTCAGGTAAATCAAGCCATGAAGTTGCTAGTTATGTACAAAAGGTTATCGGTGAAACTCTTTCTTATGAGTGTACTACTTTTACCAGGAAGGATAAGTATATGGCTCTTGACACAATTGTGAAGAATCCTTGA